The Equus przewalskii isolate Varuska chromosome 8, EquPr2, whole genome shotgun sequence genome has a window encoding:
- the NDUFAF6 gene encoding NADH dehydrogenase (ubiquinone) complex I, assembly factor 6 isoform X4, with amino-acid sequence MWNWLRLVKDLVSEKTIGLMRMQFWKKTVDDIYCDNPPHQPVAIELWKAVKKHNLTKRWLMKIVDEREKNLDDKAYRNIQELESYAENTQSSLLYLTLEILGIKDLHADHAASHIGKAQGIVTCLRAMPYHGSRRRVFLPMDICMLHGVSQEDFLRKNRDKNVRDVIYDIASQAHLHLKHARSFHKSVPVKAFPAFLQTVALEDYLKKIQQVDFDIFHPSLQQKNTLLPLSLYIRSWRKRY; translated from the exons ATGTGGAACTGGCTCAGGCTG GTTAAGGACTTGGTCTCTGAGAAAACAATTGGACTGATGCGAATGCAGTTTTGGAAGAAAACTGTGGATGATATATACTGTGACAATCCACCACACCAACCTGTGGCCATTGAACTATggaag GCTGTCAAAAAACATAATCTGACTAAAAGATGGCTTATGAAAATCGTTGATGAAAGA GAAAAGAATTTGGATGACAAAGCATATCGTAATATCCAGGAACTGGAAAGTTATGCTGAAAACACACAGAGCTCTCTTCTTTATTTAACACTAGAAATATtgg GTATAAAGGATCTTCATGCAGATCATGCTGCAAGTCACATTGGAAAAGCACAAGGCATTGTCACTTGCTTGAGAGCAATGCCCTATCATGGTAGCAGAAGAAGGGTGTTCCTTCCCATGGATATTTGTATGCTG CATGGTGTTTCACAAGAGGATTTTCTACGAAAGAACCGAGATAAAAATGTGAGAGATGTGATATATGACATTGCCAGCCAGGCCCACTTACACCTAAAGCAT GCGAGGTCCTTTCACAAAAGTGTTCCTGTGAAAGCATTTCCTGCCTTTCTTCAGACG GTTGCTCTGGAggactatttaaagaaaattcaacaaGTGGATTTTGATATATTCCACCCATCTTTACAGCAGAAGAATACATTACTTCCATTATCTTTGTATATTCGGTCATggagaaaaagatattaa
- the NDUFAF6 gene encoding NADH dehydrogenase (ubiquinone) complex I, assembly factor 6 isoform X5, with protein sequence MRMQFWKKTVDDIYCDNPPHQPVAIELWKAVKKHNLTKRWLMKIVDEREKNLDDKAYRNIQELESYAENTQSSLLYLTLEILGIKDLHADHAASHIGKAQGIVTCLRAMPYHGSRRRVFLPMDICMLHGVSQEDFLRKNRDKNVRDVIYDIASQAHLHLKHARSFHKSVPVKAFPAFLQTVALEDYLKKIQQVDFDIFHPSLQQKNTLLPLSLYIRSWRKRY encoded by the exons ATGCGAATGCAGTTTTGGAAGAAAACTGTGGATGATATATACTGTGACAATCCACCACACCAACCTGTGGCCATTGAACTATggaag GCTGTCAAAAAACATAATCTGACTAAAAGATGGCTTATGAAAATCGTTGATGAAAGA GAAAAGAATTTGGATGACAAAGCATATCGTAATATCCAGGAACTGGAAAGTTATGCTGAAAACACACAGAGCTCTCTTCTTTATTTAACACTAGAAATATtgg GTATAAAGGATCTTCATGCAGATCATGCTGCAAGTCACATTGGAAAAGCACAAGGCATTGTCACTTGCTTGAGAGCAATGCCCTATCATGGTAGCAGAAGAAGGGTGTTCCTTCCCATGGATATTTGTATGCTG CATGGTGTTTCACAAGAGGATTTTCTACGAAAGAACCGAGATAAAAATGTGAGAGATGTGATATATGACATTGCCAGCCAGGCCCACTTACACCTAAAGCAT GCGAGGTCCTTTCACAAAAGTGTTCCTGTGAAAGCATTTCCTGCCTTTCTTCAGACG GTTGCTCTGGAggactatttaaagaaaattcaacaaGTGGATTTTGATATATTCCACCCATCTTTACAGCAGAAGAATACATTACTTCCATTATCTTTGTATATTCGGTCATggagaaaaagatattaa
- the NDUFAF6 gene encoding NADH dehydrogenase (ubiquinone) complex I, assembly factor 6 isoform X6, with the protein MKIVDEREKNLDDKAYRNIQELESYAENTQSSLLYLTLEILGIKDLHADHAASHIGKAQGIVTCLRAMPYHGSRRRVFLPMDICMLHGVSQEDFLRKNRDKNVRDVIYDIASQAHLHLKHARSFHKSVPVKAFPAFLQTVALEDYLKKIQQVDFDIFHPSLQQKNTLLPLSLYIRSWRKRY; encoded by the exons ATGAAAATCGTTGATGAAAGA GAAAAGAATTTGGATGACAAAGCATATCGTAATATCCAGGAACTGGAAAGTTATGCTGAAAACACACAGAGCTCTCTTCTTTATTTAACACTAGAAATATtgg GTATAAAGGATCTTCATGCAGATCATGCTGCAAGTCACATTGGAAAAGCACAAGGCATTGTCACTTGCTTGAGAGCAATGCCCTATCATGGTAGCAGAAGAAGGGTGTTCCTTCCCATGGATATTTGTATGCTG CATGGTGTTTCACAAGAGGATTTTCTACGAAAGAACCGAGATAAAAATGTGAGAGATGTGATATATGACATTGCCAGCCAGGCCCACTTACACCTAAAGCAT GCGAGGTCCTTTCACAAAAGTGTTCCTGTGAAAGCATTTCCTGCCTTTCTTCAGACG GTTGCTCTGGAggactatttaaagaaaattcaacaaGTGGATTTTGATATATTCCACCCATCTTTACAGCAGAAGAATACATTACTTCCATTATCTTTGTATATTCGGTCATggagaaaaagatattaa